A single region of the Ziziphus jujuba cultivar Dongzao chromosome 10, ASM3175591v1 genome encodes:
- the LOC125420904 gene encoding F-box/kelch-repeat protein At5g26960, protein MSETCNSRHFSWLMKSCFPNPNDNNSAVVSLHHHHCSVTTLSSLPDDLLLECLSRVDSSSIPSLSLVCRRWAKLLLSPVFFNFRRHHGRLQHALFAVSAADSALFAATLRFDTDSIWKVSVFLADNDAVSPPTFHGFPSHARLSAIGPRIYIIGRNATLRYDTWTGKVTGRSPMMFSRKKFAAAAVSGKIYVAGGGPKITAVEEYDPEEDKWVVVTHATRSRYGCIGASVDGVFYVIGGLKLGASGNELSRAATTGAEAHLYASSMDLFDVEAREWLRSRAVPGGGCVVAACAAGGYIYVLASHAVELSLWRFDARRKMGASGGFGEWCRISSPPLPAQIRVDSTVRFTCVGVGEKVVLVQVSGCIDDLLRRSGRFARGLKEGLVLVYDPVAGEWSRLANLPEMIRRAACVCAEC, encoded by the coding sequence ATGTCAGAGACCTGCAATTCTCGCCATTTCTCATGGCTTATGAAATCTTGCTTCCCCAATCCCAACGACAACAATTCCGCCGTCGTttccctccaccaccaccattgTTCAGTCACTACTCTCTCTTCTCTCCCCGATGACCTCCTCCTTGAGTGCCTCTCAAGAGTCGATTCCTCTTCCATCCCTTCCCTCTCCCTCGTCTGCCGCCGATGGGCCAAGCTCCTCCTCTCTCCGGTCTTCTTCAACTTCCGCCGCCACCACGGACGTCTTCAGCACGCTTTGTTCGCTGTTTCAGCTGCTGATTCTGCTCTCTTCGCCGCAACTCTGCGGTTCGATACCGATTCAATCTGGAAAGTCTCTGTCTTTCTCGCCGATAACGACGCCGTTTCTCCTCCCACTTTCCATGGATTCCCCTCCCACGCGAGGCTCTCTGCTATTGGCCCTAGGATTTACATCATTGGCCGCAATGCCACCCTCCGGTATGACACATGGACCGGCAAGGTCACCGGAAGGTCGCCGATGATGTTCTCCCGAAAGAAATTCGCCGCCGCAGCGGTTTCCGGCAAGATTTACGTCGCCGGTGGTGGGCCTAAGATAACGGCCGTGGAGGAGTACGATCCGGAGGAGGACAAGTGGGTGGTGGTCACTCACGCCACGAGGAGTCGATACGGATGCATCGGTGCTTCGGTTGATGGTGTGTTCTACGTGATAGGAGGTTTGAAACTAGGCGCGTCGGGTAACGAACTGTCACGCGCCGCCACCACTGGGGCGGAGGCTCACTTGTACGCGAGCTCCATGGACTTGTTCGACGTGGAAGCACGAGAGTGGCTGAGGAGCCGAGCGGTTCCGGGCGGAGGCTGCGTGGTGGCAGCGTGCGCAGCCGGTGGATACATCTACGTGCTGGCGAGCCACGCGGTGGAGCTTTCCTTATGGAGGTTCGACGCCAGGAGAAAAATGGGTGCCTCCGGAGGATTCGGGGAGTGGTGTAGGATAAGCAGTCCGCCACTGCCGGCGCAGATTAGGGTGGACAGCACGGTGAGGTTCACCTGTGTAGGTGTGGGAGAGAAAGTGGTGTTGGTCCAGGTGAGTGGGTGTATCGACGACTTGTTGAGGAGGAGTGGGAGGTTCGCCAGAGGATTGAAGGAAGGCTTGGTTCTGGTATACGATCCGGTGGCCGGAGAGTGGAGCAGATTGGCGAATCTGCCGGAGATGATACGACGCGCCGCTTGTGTCTGTGCGGAGTGCTAA